In Fibrobacter sp., the genomic stretch CATCCATGGCCAAAGAATTATTCCACGAAGTCCTTCGTTATTTAACCAATAGGTTTCCACAGTTCGGTCGAATTGATACCACATTCAAATTACCACGGAAAATCAAACGGACAATTAATCTGGTTGATTCTACAACTATACAGCTATTCGCTAATTGTATGAGCTGGGCGAAACATCGTCGCCGTAAGGCAGCCGCAAAATGCCATATGCTTCTTGATGCTCAGACATTTCTTCCAAGATTCGCCGTAGTCAAAAATGCCAAGTCCCATGATGCTGTAATGGCAAAAACATTGTGCAGCGGGCTTAAAGATGGAGAATTTGTCGTATTTGATAAAGCGTATGTTGATTTTTCACATCTCTTCGAGCTTATGCAACGGGGAATTCTTTGGATTAGCAGATCGAAAACAAATATGGCCTATAGAATAGTGAAAAAATTAAAGATCACGAATAGAAGTATCATTGTAGATGCAAAGATAAAACTAACTGGAATCAAGAGCAGTCAATTGTATCCCGAATGTTTCCGTTTGATTATCGCTGATGTAATCAGAGATGGTAAGATAGTTAGAATGGAATTTATTACCGATGATTTTGAGCTTGCAGCATCAACGATCTGTGATCTTTATAAAGCCCGTTGGGATATCGAAATATTTTTTAAGCAGCTAAAGCAGACACTCAAGCTCTCCGATTTCCTTGGGTATAATGAAAATGCAGTACAATGGCAAATATGGATGGCATTGCTGACCTATGTTCTAATGAGATTTATTGCGTATACAAGTAAATGGAAAGGGACCTTTGCCCGTTTATTTACAGTATTACGTGGTATATTATGGAACAGACTGGCATTACAGAGTGTGCTTGATTGTTGTGGGACAGCAGAGAAACAACTTCGAATGTGTATGCAACCTCAACAACTTTATTTGGCACTATTTTAAGAGAATTCTATGGGACAGCAGTATATCAATTACAATCATTGTAAATCAAAATGTGTGAACTTCCTAAAACAGAAATGAGTTATAAAATGCTGAATATTAAGGGCTTTTTGCTTTAAAACAGTTTAAACTGATAAGATATGGGATGGTAGTGATCCGGTTTTGTAAATCTAA encodes the following:
- a CDS encoding IS4 family transposase; amino-acid sequence: MQPAKHKFTIFKQIVEMIPSYLVPKLARKHDVEKRCRTFSAWSHVVSMLFAHQSHALSLNDIADTLRFHKGALSTLRNATPPSRNGLSHANRVRPASMAKELFHEVLRYLTNRFPQFGRIDTTFKLPRKIKRTINLVDSTTIQLFANCMSWAKHRRRKAAAKCHMLLDAQTFLPRFAVVKNAKSHDAVMAKTLCSGLKDGEFVVFDKAYVDFSHLFELMQRGILWISRSKTNMAYRIVKKLKITNRSIIVDAKIKLTGIKSSQLYPECFRLIIADVIRDGKIVRMEFITDDFELAASTICDLYKARWDIEIFFKQLKQTLKLSDFLGYNENAVQWQIWMALLTYVLMRFIAYTSKWKGTFARLFTVLRGILWNRLALQSVLDCCGTAEKQLRMCMQPQQLYLALF